A portion of the Burkholderia sp. GAS332 genome contains these proteins:
- a CDS encoding transcriptional regulator, XRE family with cupin sensor, whose product MASSGNRRAAASATPTSGANPVPAIAAPPRVGEQIQRLRAERRMTLDDLSRAAGVSKSMLSEIERDKANPTIAVAWRLTNALGVSLDSLFAPQKAPEAIAVSGPHDIPTLSGHEAKYQLRVWGPIELAGKFEWYELTLQPGGALVSNAHEPGTREHLTVLQGSIEIEAAGTTKRLKAADTARYVADEPHAIRNAGKGEAKALLVVIHG is encoded by the coding sequence ATGGCAAGTTCGGGAAACCGCCGTGCAGCAGCCAGCGCGACACCCACTTCCGGCGCGAACCCGGTCCCTGCAATCGCGGCGCCGCCTCGTGTCGGCGAGCAGATTCAGCGTCTGCGCGCCGAACGGCGCATGACGCTCGACGACCTGTCGCGCGCGGCCGGCGTGTCGAAATCAATGCTCTCGGAAATCGAACGCGACAAGGCTAATCCGACGATCGCGGTCGCCTGGCGTCTGACGAACGCGCTCGGCGTCAGTCTCGATTCGCTGTTCGCGCCGCAAAAGGCGCCGGAGGCGATCGCCGTTTCCGGTCCGCACGACATCCCGACTTTGAGCGGGCACGAGGCCAAGTATCAGTTGCGAGTCTGGGGGCCGATCGAGTTGGCCGGTAAGTTCGAGTGGTACGAGCTGACGCTCCAGCCGGGCGGGGCACTGGTGTCGAACGCGCACGAACCCGGTACGCGTGAGCATCTGACCGTGCTGCAGGGATCGATCGAGATCGAGGCGGCCGGCACGACGAAGCGGCTCAAGGCCGCGGACACCGCGCGCTACGTCGCCGACGAGCCGCACGCGATCCGCAACGCCGGGAAGGGTGAGGCGAAAGCGCTGCTGGTGGTGATTCACGGCTGA
- a CDS encoding Initiator Replication protein has translation MATKRAKKTDVVSPSSAELRKAVEAIAIQPKSGKITLLTRKLFNVLLAVAQQADESGDTYRALLSDIVANSAFDSNDTALVKEHLRRMVSVQVEWSTGTSSQKPGRKWGISTLIADAEILEDPTTRRVWVEFSFAPKIKKKLLDPVQYARLSLQFQSQLRSSAGLALYEICVRYLTNPSHLTMRETWEWWRPILSGTPDTEAGDEAKREYKYFKRDYLRPAIAEVNAVTNIFVELIEHREGRRVAEIQFRVTERKQPMLALDEHPNVFDSTLVDRMVKIGIPLKEAQTLYADSEENRIRAALQMTEQRMRSTSLPAVRSAPALFKDALKKGYAPPVEALPSGSGGKAAVAAPADDLKARLLGEYSAVRRKEARELYDEQGESEREIARKSFEDDVLPDLGTHMRDDWRRRGLDSKIVETAFFDWLARKTWGEPTDGDLLAFTLSQSRAA, from the coding sequence ATGGCCACTAAGCGCGCGAAGAAGACAGATGTAGTCAGCCCGAGCTCGGCCGAATTACGCAAGGCCGTCGAGGCGATCGCCATCCAGCCGAAGAGCGGCAAGATCACGCTCCTCACCCGCAAGCTGTTCAACGTTCTCCTTGCCGTCGCTCAGCAAGCCGACGAGTCCGGCGACACGTATCGGGCCTTGCTATCCGACATCGTCGCCAATTCGGCATTCGATTCGAATGACACCGCGCTCGTCAAAGAGCACCTGCGGCGCATGGTGTCGGTGCAGGTCGAATGGAGTACCGGCACGTCCAGCCAGAAGCCGGGCCGGAAATGGGGTATTTCCACGCTGATCGCCGATGCGGAAATTCTCGAAGATCCCACTACCCGCCGCGTCTGGGTGGAGTTCTCGTTCGCACCGAAGATCAAGAAGAAGCTGCTCGATCCGGTTCAGTATGCGCGGCTAAGCCTGCAGTTCCAGAGCCAGTTGCGCAGTAGCGCGGGTCTCGCACTTTATGAGATTTGCGTTCGCTACCTGACGAATCCGAGCCATCTTACGATGCGCGAAACATGGGAATGGTGGCGCCCTATTCTCTCCGGCACGCCCGACACCGAAGCGGGTGACGAGGCGAAGCGCGAGTACAAGTACTTCAAGCGCGATTACCTGCGCCCGGCCATCGCCGAAGTGAATGCGGTCACCAACATCTTTGTCGAATTGATCGAGCACCGGGAAGGGCGGCGCGTTGCCGAGATCCAGTTCCGCGTGACCGAGCGCAAGCAGCCCATGCTCGCACTCGACGAACACCCGAATGTGTTCGACAGCACGCTGGTCGACCGGATGGTGAAGATCGGCATTCCGCTGAAAGAAGCGCAAACACTGTATGCCGATAGCGAAGAAAACCGAATTCGCGCGGCGCTGCAGATGACCGAACAACGCATGCGCAGCACGTCGTTGCCCGCTGTGCGCAGCGCACCGGCTCTGTTCAAGGACGCATTGAAGAAAGGCTATGCGCCGCCGGTCGAAGCGCTGCCATCCGGTAGCGGTGGCAAGGCTGCGGTGGCCGCGCCGGCGGACGACCTGAAAGCGCGTCTGCTTGGCGAGTACTCGGCGGTTCGTCGCAAGGAAGCGCGCGAGCTTTACGACGAACAAGGTGAGTCCGAGCGGGAGATCGCGCGGAAATCGTTTGAGGACGACGTGTTACCGGATCTCGGCACACACATGCGCGACGACTGGCGCCGTCGTGGACTGGACTCGAAGATCGTCGAAACGGCGTTCTTCGATTGGCTGGCTCGCAAAACCTGGGGCGAACCCACCGACGGCGACCTGCTCGCCTTTACGCTGAGCCAATCGCGCGCGGCGTAA
- a CDS encoding replication region DNA-binding N-term, translated as MNLDQERQAIREELESLRASGARRQELSLHACKRLFFDLGIRPSMAAVRELTQTGSASDIPKDIDHFWERIRTVSRVKVGAGAIPKGLEDRAGELLGALFEEAVVHARSTLDSEREEIRAQVTAADQRAREAEIRCDVSEEAIKRSELRAEAAWERVRALETELSSTTTHGTAHQEGLQATVRRLDGENETLRQRLDIEQATNAALRDRIDALHVELRQSTEHYAQQIKDAVAEAERRVKPMLVELDSLRNMAATYQSGVRDASRKEFEFIQQIAAAKARGDRLDAQLREQSDEVDVLTKEVAALRGQQGIDPAIASLLCSLVEAGRLTADELTAIGTAADGHVTLPLRCPKCEEGEPELSQVDHRFELQCPECDHSSGLGESRLEAVSRFLSNGTIAASA; from the coding sequence ATGAATCTGGATCAGGAACGACAAGCCATCCGTGAGGAGCTTGAATCGTTGAGGGCTAGCGGGGCACGGCGGCAGGAACTGTCACTGCATGCTTGCAAGCGACTTTTTTTCGATTTGGGAATTCGCCCGTCCATGGCGGCCGTTCGCGAGCTGACCCAAACAGGCAGCGCAAGCGATATCCCGAAGGACATCGACCACTTCTGGGAACGCATCAGAACGGTGTCGCGCGTAAAAGTCGGTGCCGGCGCTATCCCTAAAGGATTGGAAGATCGCGCCGGAGAACTGCTGGGCGCACTCTTTGAAGAAGCCGTTGTGCATGCCCGCTCTACGCTCGACAGCGAACGCGAGGAAATTCGAGCTCAAGTGACCGCCGCCGACCAACGTGCGAGAGAAGCGGAAATTCGTTGCGACGTGTCGGAAGAAGCCATCAAGCGCAGCGAACTGAGAGCGGAAGCCGCGTGGGAACGTGTTCGCGCATTGGAAACGGAGCTATCCAGCACCACAACACATGGGACCGCGCACCAGGAAGGCTTGCAGGCGACGGTTCGCCGACTCGATGGCGAAAACGAAACGCTGCGTCAACGCCTCGATATCGAACAGGCGACCAACGCGGCACTCCGCGACCGAATCGATGCCCTGCATGTTGAATTGCGTCAAAGCACCGAACACTATGCGCAGCAGATCAAGGATGCCGTCGCGGAAGCCGAGCGCCGTGTGAAGCCTATGCTGGTCGAACTCGATTCCTTACGCAACATGGCGGCTACCTATCAGTCAGGGGTGCGGGACGCGAGCCGCAAGGAATTCGAATTTATTCAGCAGATCGCCGCCGCCAAGGCGCGTGGCGACCGGCTCGACGCGCAACTACGCGAGCAATCGGACGAAGTGGATGTTTTGACGAAAGAAGTGGCCGCGCTGCGCGGCCAGCAGGGCATCGACCCCGCGATCGCGAGCCTGCTGTGTTCGCTGGTCGAAGCAGGCAGGCTCACGGCCGACGAGCTGACAGCGATCGGCACCGCGGCGGACGGCCATGTCACGCTGCCGCTGCGCTGCCCAAAATGTGAGGAAGGTGAGCCTGAGCTATCGCAAGTGGATCACCGCTTCGAACTGCAGTGTCCGGAATGCGATCACTCGTCAGGCCTTGGTGAATCAAGACTGGAGGCGGTTAGCCGGTTTTTGTCGAACGGTACGATTGCCGCATCGGCATGA
- a CDS encoding Site-specific recombinase XerD encodes MSPPNLSDPVTRPAPSTDLFDQEREDWRRDPQIAFDAWLAKQHFRRSSAEVYQAQWGLFLDWLAVRQKSLVTVDTHTIAEFVGGLAIRKPQRVRYLRLIERVLDHVREIESASTNPARFIAQDGEAAWRNARDNEPTGFLNHAERAALIAHLFSPLQDLSAAQRWRERRDRALIAVFLGGGLKTGEAAALTVSCVNAGSPWVTIESANPMLTRRTRLAPFAAAILDAWLAERRLSELAGNLVFPASPSGRPMHKATMLRAVDALIDAAGIAASRTSRASPQTLRNTFAADLFESGVEAELVGQWLGFVQAVSANRLYRAWQKWMDQQDSPVVDEPDPSAPPLPSPRQDGRLTRKG; translated from the coding sequence ATGTCACCTCCTAATCTGTCCGACCCGGTCACACGCCCCGCACCGTCTACCGATCTCTTCGATCAGGAACGCGAAGACTGGCGCCGCGATCCGCAAATCGCGTTCGACGCATGGCTTGCCAAGCAGCATTTCAGGCGCTCTTCTGCCGAAGTCTATCAAGCGCAGTGGGGGCTTTTCCTCGACTGGCTTGCCGTTCGCCAAAAGAGTCTGGTCACGGTCGATACACACACCATTGCTGAATTCGTGGGCGGCCTTGCGATCCGGAAACCACAACGCGTCCGGTATCTTCGGCTCATTGAACGGGTACTGGACCATGTGCGCGAGATCGAATCCGCGTCGACCAATCCCGCCCGCTTCATTGCTCAGGATGGCGAAGCAGCATGGCGAAATGCACGCGATAACGAGCCGACCGGTTTTCTTAACCATGCCGAACGCGCCGCGCTCATTGCACATCTGTTTTCGCCCTTGCAGGATTTGTCCGCGGCGCAGCGGTGGAGAGAGCGACGCGACCGTGCATTGATTGCCGTGTTTCTCGGCGGTGGGCTCAAGACGGGCGAAGCTGCCGCACTTACAGTTAGTTGCGTGAATGCCGGCTCGCCGTGGGTCACGATCGAGTCCGCGAATCCCATGCTGACGCGGCGTACCCGGCTCGCCCCGTTCGCGGCCGCCATCCTTGACGCATGGCTTGCTGAACGGCGCCTTTCCGAACTGGCCGGCAATCTGGTCTTTCCCGCGTCGCCTTCAGGACGCCCGATGCACAAGGCAACCATGCTGCGCGCAGTCGACGCGTTGATCGACGCGGCTGGCATTGCTGCGTCGCGAACCTCACGCGCCAGTCCGCAAACCTTGCGCAACACCTTCGCGGCAGACCTGTTTGAGAGCGGGGTTGAGGCAGAACTGGTCGGGCAATGGCTAGGATTTGTACAGGCGGTGTCCGCGAACCGTTTGTATCGGGCGTGGCAAAAGTGGATGGACCAGCAGGATTCGCCGGTCGTCGATGAACCGGATCCATCCGCTCCGCCATTGCCGTCGCCTAGGCAGGACGGGCGTTTGACGAGGAAAGGGTGA
- a CDS encoding 2-amino-3-ketobutyrate coenzyme A ligase: MRDLYLAHLRGTLEQIRADGFYKNERVIASPQSADVRLANGTEVLNFCANNYLGLANDERLIEAAKLGLDHDGFGMASVRFICGTQTVHKDLEKALAAFLQTDDCILYSSCFDANGGLFETLLDENDAIISDELNHASIIDGVRLSKAKRFRYKNNDLADLEARLKEADAAGARFKLIATDGVFSMDGIIANLAGICDLADRYGALVMVDDSHAVGFVGEHGRGTPEHCGVLSRVDIITGTLGKALGGASGGYVAARQEVVDLLRQRSRPYLFSNTLTPSIAAASLKVLELLASDEGAQLRARVRENGAHFRRAMSALGFTLVPGEHPIIPVMLGDAQLASNMADALLKEGVYVIGFSFPVVPKGRARIRTQMSAAHTPEQIDRAVDVFARVGRQLGII; the protein is encoded by the coding sequence ATGCGTGACCTTTACCTCGCCCATCTGCGCGGCACTCTCGAGCAGATTCGCGCTGACGGCTTTTACAAGAACGAGCGCGTGATCGCCAGCCCGCAGTCGGCTGACGTGCGTCTCGCGAACGGTACGGAAGTACTGAATTTCTGCGCGAACAACTATCTCGGTCTCGCCAACGACGAACGGTTGATCGAGGCCGCCAAGCTTGGTCTGGATCACGACGGCTTCGGCATGGCGTCGGTGCGTTTTATCTGCGGCACGCAAACTGTGCACAAAGATCTCGAGAAAGCGCTGGCCGCCTTCCTGCAAACCGACGACTGCATCCTCTATTCCAGCTGTTTCGATGCGAACGGCGGTCTGTTCGAAACCCTGCTCGACGAAAACGACGCCATCATCAGTGACGAGCTGAACCACGCGAGCATCATCGACGGTGTGCGGCTTTCGAAGGCGAAGCGTTTTCGCTACAAGAATAATGACCTTGCCGATCTCGAAGCCAGGCTGAAAGAAGCCGATGCCGCTGGCGCGCGCTTCAAGCTGATCGCCACCGACGGCGTGTTTTCGATGGACGGCATCATCGCCAACCTTGCCGGCATTTGCGATCTGGCCGACCGCTACGGCGCACTGGTGATGGTGGACGATTCGCATGCGGTCGGGTTCGTCGGCGAACATGGGCGCGGCACGCCGGAGCATTGCGGTGTGCTGTCGCGTGTCGACATCATCACCGGCACGCTCGGCAAAGCACTGGGTGGCGCATCGGGCGGCTACGTCGCCGCGCGCCAGGAAGTTGTCGATCTATTGCGTCAACGCTCGCGTCCCTATTTGTTCTCGAACACGCTGACGCCGAGCATTGCTGCCGCCTCGTTGAAAGTACTCGAATTGCTCGCCAGCGACGAAGGTGCTCAACTGCGCGCGCGTGTGCGTGAAAACGGTGCGCATTTCCGCCGTGCGATGAGCGCGCTCGGCTTCACGCTCGTGCCCGGCGAACACCCGATCATTCCGGTCATGCTCGGCGACGCGCAACTCGCATCGAACATGGCCGATGCGTTGCTGAAGGAAGGCGTTTACGTCATCGGCTTCTCGTTCCCCGTCGTGCCGAAAGGCCGCGCGCGCATCCGCACGCAAATGAGCGCCGCGCACACGCCTGAACAAATCGACCGTGCCGTCGACGTATTCGCGCGCGTCGGCCGTCAACTCGGCATCATCTGA